A window of the Streptomyces sp. NBC_01351 genome harbors these coding sequences:
- a CDS encoding MASE1 domain-containing protein: MVRTERWRRFPAVLLTILAVAVAYYASGRLGLRHRVVVEDAMVTPLWPPTGIAVACLLWFGIRIWPGIALGTYFAIESISSFDAPGLGIVAGNALAPVCAYALLRWAGFRVELDRLRDGLALVFLGGLLPMLISATAGTWTLVFSGDLPLAQFWPTWTAWWAGDAMGVLIVTPVLLVLPTVRLPTDAFRAAEAAVLMAVAGVVAVAATRSSLSLLFLVFPLLIWAAVRFQLAGAAPCALLVSVVAISAAIDQEGPFTGHTLFEVMVNLQALNGAAALTGLLLSALVTEQNNIRLKIEQVCEDLAELVDHLSPGRPER, from the coding sequence GTGGTGCGCACCGAGCGATGGCGACGATTCCCGGCAGTCCTCCTGACGATCCTCGCCGTCGCGGTCGCCTACTACGCGAGCGGTCGGCTCGGCCTGCGCCATCGCGTGGTCGTCGAGGACGCGATGGTCACGCCTTTGTGGCCGCCCACGGGCATCGCGGTGGCCTGCCTGCTCTGGTTCGGCATCCGGATCTGGCCGGGGATCGCCCTCGGTACGTACTTCGCCATCGAGAGCATCAGCTCCTTCGACGCGCCCGGCCTGGGCATCGTGGCCGGGAACGCCCTCGCCCCGGTGTGCGCGTACGCGCTGCTGCGCTGGGCCGGCTTCCGCGTCGAGCTGGACCGGCTGCGCGACGGGCTGGCGCTGGTCTTCCTGGGCGGCCTCCTCCCGATGCTGATCAGCGCGACCGCCGGAACCTGGACCCTGGTGTTCAGCGGGGACCTGCCGCTCGCCCAGTTCTGGCCGACGTGGACGGCCTGGTGGGCCGGAGACGCGATGGGCGTGCTCATCGTGACCCCGGTGCTGCTCGTCCTGCCCACGGTCAGGCTGCCCACGGACGCCTTCCGGGCGGCCGAGGCGGCCGTGCTGATGGCCGTGGCCGGCGTCGTCGCCGTCGCGGCCACCCGCAGTTCCCTCTCGCTGCTGTTCCTCGTGTTCCCCCTGCTCATCTGGGCGGCGGTCCGTTTCCAGCTGGCCGGCGCCGCCCCGTGCGCCCTGCTCGTGTCGGTCGTGGCGATCTCGGCGGCGATCGACCAGGAGGGGCCGTTCACCGGCCACACGCTCTTCGAGGTCATGGTCAACCTCCAGGCCCTCAACGGGGCGGCGGCCCTGACCGGGCTGCTGCTGTCGGCCCTGGTCACCGAGCAGAACAACATCCGTCTGAAAATCGAACAGGTCTGCGAGGACCTCGCCGAACTGGTCGACCACCTCTCTCCCGGGAGGCCCGAGCGGTGA
- a CDS encoding PP2C family protein-serine/threonine phosphatase has protein sequence MTPRRPPRVTSAELLSTLRRLAAQTREGVELQQARVELAEALQRELLPTSLPVLPGLRAAARYAPARHGLDIGGDWYDGFRLAEGALAFSIGDVQGHDVEAAAFMGQVRIGLRAVASVVDDPGEVLTRTNEVLLAMGRELFATCTLLRFDPETWEIESARAGHVPAVWATVDGRYGIAEDAGGPPLGMLPGGGYAVTRRRLVTAGSIVLLTDGVVEGPAFPIDVGLERVVHVVREGAGGDPDELAAEVMKVADSTGHADDAAVLVLSHDAP, from the coding sequence ATGACCCCGCGGCGGCCACCGCGGGTGACCAGCGCCGAGCTGCTGAGCACCCTGCGGCGGCTCGCCGCCCAGACCCGGGAAGGGGTGGAGCTCCAGCAGGCCAGGGTGGAACTGGCCGAGGCCCTGCAGCGCGAGCTGCTGCCCACCTCGCTGCCCGTCCTGCCGGGGCTGCGGGCCGCGGCCCGGTACGCGCCCGCCCGCCACGGCCTGGACATAGGGGGCGACTGGTACGACGGCTTCCGGCTGGCCGAGGGAGCCCTCGCCTTCTCCATCGGCGACGTCCAGGGCCATGACGTCGAGGCGGCCGCCTTCATGGGGCAGGTGCGCATCGGCCTGCGCGCCGTGGCCTCCGTGGTCGACGATCCCGGCGAGGTCCTGACCAGGACGAACGAAGTACTGCTCGCCATGGGCCGGGAGCTCTTCGCCACCTGCACCCTGCTCCGCTTCGATCCGGAGACCTGGGAGATCGAAAGCGCCCGGGCGGGCCACGTCCCCGCCGTCTGGGCCACGGTCGACGGCCGGTACGGCATAGCCGAGGACGCCGGCGGGCCGCCGCTCGGCATGCTGCCCGGCGGGGGATACGCGGTGACCAGGCGCCGCCTCGTCACGGCCGGCTCGATCGTCCTGCTCACCGACGGTGTGGTCGAAGGACCGGCGTTCCCGATCGACGTGGGGCTGGAGCGGGTGGTGCACGTCGTCAGGGAAGGGGCGGGCGGCGACCCCGACGAGCTCGCCGCCGAGGTGATGAAGGTGGCCGATTCCACCGGTCACGCCGATGACGCGGCCGTGCTCGTCCTCAGCCACGACGCGCCGTGA
- a CDS encoding DUF3224 domain-containing protein: MTKPPQTATGRFTFADWEEHPVGPADTTPRLARASVTNSFSGAIEAPGTSCSYTIAYTGETTGTYAGMELLSGSVEGRKGTFALEERGEFDASGTRCRFEVVPGSGTGELTGLAGSGGFDHRHGEESVAYTFTFTFA, from the coding sequence ATGACCAAGCCCCCGCAGACCGCCACCGGCCGCTTCACCTTCGCCGACTGGGAGGAACACCCCGTCGGCCCGGCCGACACCACCCCGCGGCTCGCCCGCGCTTCGGTGACCAACTCCTTCTCCGGCGCGATCGAGGCTCCGGGCACGAGCTGCTCTTACACGATCGCGTACACCGGGGAGACGACCGGCACCTACGCCGGAATGGAGCTCCTGTCCGGCAGCGTCGAAGGCCGCAAGGGGACCTTCGCCCTGGAGGAACGGGGCGAGTTCGACGCCTCCGGCACCCGCTGCCGCTTCGAGGTGGTCCCGGGCTCGGGCACCGGCGAGCTGACCGGACTCGCCGGCTCCGGGGGCTTCGACCACCGCCACGGCGAGGAGTCCGTCGCCTACACCTTCACCTTCACGTTCGCGTAG
- a CDS encoding TetR/AcrR family transcriptional regulator, with translation MTPSDAVEPGTVRPGGRTARVRAAVLEAAGDTLAEQGFHQLDLAEIARRAEVGKTTVYRRWGTVTGLVADLLADMAEQSLPRAETGSFLEDMRANAALVRRTLADPRQGALFKAVIAAATSDARTAEALHRFYEVRVAEWAPCVREAVDRGELPAGTDAAEVVRAVSAPLYYRFLTSEAPLDEAAAERAAQAAVSAARAGVFTG, from the coding sequence ATGACGCCCAGTGATGCCGTCGAGCCGGGGACCGTGCGCCCCGGGGGCCGTACCGCCCGGGTGCGGGCCGCGGTGCTGGAGGCGGCCGGGGACACCCTCGCCGAGCAGGGGTTCCACCAGCTGGACCTGGCCGAGATCGCCCGCCGCGCGGAGGTGGGCAAGACGACGGTGTACCGCCGCTGGGGAACCGTCACCGGCCTGGTCGCGGACCTGCTGGCGGACATGGCCGAGCAGTCCCTGCCGCGCGCCGAGACCGGCTCGTTCCTGGAGGACATGCGGGCCAACGCCGCCCTCGTGCGGCGCACCCTGGCCGATCCCCGCCAGGGGGCGCTGTTCAAGGCCGTGATCGCCGCGGCCACGAGCGACGCACGGACGGCGGAGGCCCTGCACCGCTTCTACGAGGTCCGCGTGGCCGAGTGGGCTCCGTGCGTACGGGAGGCCGTCGACCGGGGCGAACTGCCCGCGGGCACCGACGCCGCCGAGGTGGTCCGCGCGGTCTCCGCCCCGCTCTACTACCGCTTTCTCACGTCCGAAGCCCCCCTCGACGAGGCCGCGGCGGAGCGGGCCGCGCAGGCGGCCGTCTCCGCGGCCCGCGCGGGGGTCTTCACCGGGTGA
- a CDS encoding sensor histidine kinase, giving the protein MRLPWPRTVRARATAGAVAVVAAALTLASYVLLGLLEANLLRNAETDAYQQAQTVARLAAAGNLDRVRPFVRGVDFIQVVGADGRVVLATPNLAGVPPIQPNEPVPSGRRAHTLKVRPLGDEHRQRVVQVTAATPDGILTVYAGTSLRDVDAADDVTTAALAFGVPLLLATVALVTWRVTGRALEPVEAIRAEVAAITDRDLHRRVPVPATHDEVARLAQTMNTTLDRLEASGARQRQFIADASHELRSPITVLRTQLEVALAVRDPQLWPELIGGALQDIERLQQLAADLLLLARIDAAQPVSAVPLDLTSLVGAAVDARLGDRVPVRTRLDPAVVVTGSELWLTRVVTNLLDNAQRFADREVRLVLRGGAHTAHTAVLEVTDDGPGIPREDRERVFERFTRLDDARSRDHGGAGLGLAIARDLTAHHGGTLTAEDAPSGARLVVRLPLAPTTPSALSAPTAPKGPPAPASRSRPDPRRS; this is encoded by the coding sequence GTGCGCCTCCCGTGGCCCAGGACCGTCCGCGCCCGGGCCACCGCGGGCGCCGTCGCCGTGGTCGCGGCCGCCCTGACCCTGGCCTCGTACGTCCTCCTCGGACTCCTGGAGGCCAACCTGCTGCGCAACGCCGAGACGGACGCGTACCAGCAGGCCCAGACCGTCGCCCGGCTCGCCGCCGCCGGGAACCTCGACCGGGTCCGGCCGTTCGTGCGCGGCGTGGACTTCATCCAGGTGGTCGGCGCCGACGGCCGGGTCGTGCTGGCCACCCCGAACCTGGCCGGAGTTCCCCCGATCCAGCCCAACGAACCCGTGCCGTCCGGAAGGCGCGCCCACACCTTGAAGGTGCGCCCGCTCGGCGACGAGCACCGTCAGCGGGTCGTCCAGGTCACCGCGGCCACCCCGGACGGCATCCTCACCGTCTACGCGGGCACCTCCCTGCGCGATGTGGACGCCGCCGACGACGTCACCACGGCAGCCCTGGCCTTCGGCGTACCGCTGCTCCTGGCCACCGTCGCCCTCGTCACCTGGCGGGTCACCGGCCGCGCCCTCGAACCGGTCGAGGCGATCCGCGCCGAGGTGGCCGCCATCACCGACCGCGACCTGCACCGCCGGGTCCCCGTACCGGCCACCCACGACGAGGTCGCCCGCCTCGCGCAGACCATGAACACCACCCTGGACCGGCTGGAGGCCTCGGGCGCCCGGCAGCGCCAGTTCATCGCGGACGCCTCGCACGAACTGCGCAGCCCCATCACCGTGTTGCGCACCCAGCTGGAGGTGGCCCTCGCGGTCCGGGACCCGCAGCTGTGGCCCGAGCTGATCGGCGGAGCGCTCCAGGACATCGAGCGCCTCCAGCAACTCGCCGCCGACCTGCTCCTCCTGGCCCGCATCGATGCGGCCCAGCCCGTTTCGGCGGTCCCGCTGGACCTCACCTCGCTCGTCGGGGCCGCCGTCGACGCGCGCCTCGGCGACCGGGTCCCGGTGCGGACCCGACTGGACCCGGCCGTCGTGGTGACCGGCAGCGAGCTGTGGCTCACCCGGGTGGTCACCAACCTGCTCGACAATGCCCAGCGCTTCGCCGACCGCGAGGTGCGGCTCGTCCTGCGCGGTGGTGCCCACACCGCCCACACCGCCGTACTGGAGGTCACGGACGACGGCCCCGGCATCCCCCGGGAGGACCGGGAACGGGTCTTCGAACGGTTCACCCGCCTCGACGACGCCCGCAGCCGCGACCACGGCGGCGCGGGCCTGGGCCTGGCCATCGCCCGCGACCTGACCGCCCATCACGGCGGCACCCTCACGGCCGAGGACGCTCCGAGCGGGGCACGGCTGGTCGTGCGCCTGCCGCTCGCGCCGACGACGCCGTCCGCACTCAGCGCTCCGACAGCTCCGAAGGGGCCTCCTGCACCAGCCAGCCGTTCCCGTCCGGATCCTCGAAGGTCATGA
- a CDS encoding helix-turn-helix domain-containing protein encodes MEALAVRLSGLDPYVDGVIRVVAFYDTLMRRRVDLAALARASSGLAECVAGIRLHGTGKVTRVSPDGREAGLPPAPASSTRPIVLDEEEIGTVWLERPGPPGPLDEVLLERLALAAAAVAERYGPARTTMADPALVELVIGADTDEAGRARALRLLGFAAGLPVRVVAVRSRLPLDRIGGLICPARPVKAALLADVGVILATTVDWTRLPAGVRAGIGAAESPDRSWREARTALRFTTPRRPVVEYAGLGALALLAEIPRDASRDNVDVAAVARIAANPEDLETLDAYCSTGSLRRAADLLHLHHSSVARRLEQIAKAWGIELTEPAGLVRAGLALTAWRLLDEG; translated from the coding sequence ATGGAGGCACTGGCCGTACGGCTGTCGGGACTGGATCCGTACGTCGACGGCGTGATCCGAGTCGTCGCGTTCTACGACACGTTGATGCGCCGTCGGGTGGATCTGGCGGCGCTCGCCCGGGCCTCTTCGGGTCTGGCCGAGTGCGTGGCCGGGATCCGGCTGCACGGTACGGGGAAGGTGACGCGCGTGTCGCCCGACGGCAGGGAGGCCGGCCTCCCGCCGGCGCCCGCCTCCAGCACACGGCCGATCGTCCTCGACGAGGAGGAGATCGGCACGGTGTGGCTGGAACGCCCCGGCCCGCCCGGCCCGTTGGACGAGGTGCTGTTGGAGCGGTTGGCCCTCGCCGCCGCGGCCGTCGCCGAGCGGTACGGTCCGGCCCGCACCACCATGGCCGACCCGGCCCTCGTCGAGCTGGTGATCGGCGCCGACACCGACGAGGCGGGCCGGGCCCGGGCGTTACGTCTCCTGGGCTTCGCCGCAGGCCTGCCGGTCCGCGTGGTGGCCGTGCGGTCGCGGCTGCCGCTCGACCGGATCGGCGGCCTGATCTGCCCGGCCCGCCCGGTGAAGGCGGCGCTCCTCGCCGACGTGGGCGTCATCCTGGCGACCACGGTGGACTGGACCCGGCTCCCGGCGGGCGTACGCGCGGGCATCGGCGCCGCCGAGAGCCCCGACCGCTCCTGGCGGGAGGCCCGCACCGCCCTCCGCTTCACCACTCCTCGCCGCCCGGTCGTGGAGTACGCGGGCCTGGGGGCCCTGGCGCTGCTGGCCGAGATCCCCCGGGACGCCTCCCGCGACAACGTCGACGTGGCCGCCGTCGCCCGGATCGCCGCCAACCCGGAGGACTTGGAGACTTTGGACGCCTACTGCTCCACCGGCTCCCTGCGCCGTGCGGCCGACCTGCTCCACTTGCACCACAGCAGCGTCGCCCGGCGGCTCGAACAGATCGCGAAGGCATGGGGCATCGAACTCACCGAACCCGCCGGCCTGGTCCGGGCCGGGCTCGCCCTCACCGCGTGGCGGCTGCTCGACGAGGGGTGA
- a CDS encoding flavin monoamine oxidase family protein, which produces MARTPLAQSLQDLIAEPGDPRGLPRRRLLRDAGLLGLAAASAGVLGAWPPPASAASATDTTGAATVPRIVVVGAGLAGLTAAYRLKQAGYTAQLHEASDRVGGRCWTLRGAFADGQLAERGGELIDQGHTAIRRLVGQLGLTLDNLLAAERNGTASLGYFDGAPYSFAQASIDLRRVWRKLHADVVAAGYPTLYNNSTPRGRQLDRMSIVDWINESVPGGITSKLGQLLDVAYTIEYGADSDRQSALNLLYLLGYRGQGRLRIFGASNEKYHVTGGNDQIPARLAAALPGQITLGSELVAIRRNTDTTYTLSFRRGLTVTDVTADKVVLALPFSILRSSVDLTQAGFRALKRTAIAEMGMGTNSKLHLQFATRHWESLGSNGETFADRGYQSTWDVSRAQPGASGILVDYTGGTIGASFGAGTPETRARRFLNQIEPVLPGIGARWNGRATIDFWPGHPWTKGSYSYWKVGQYTRFAGIEREREGNCHFAGEHTSVDFQGFLNGAVETGERAADEVLADVTGLRKRTR; this is translated from the coding sequence ATGGCCCGCACGCCACTCGCACAGTCGCTCCAGGATCTGATCGCCGAGCCGGGAGACCCCCGCGGCCTCCCGCGCAGGCGGCTGCTCCGTGATGCGGGGCTGCTCGGGCTCGCCGCCGCGAGCGCGGGCGTCTTGGGGGCATGGCCCCCACCCGCGAGCGCGGCGAGCGCCACGGACACCACCGGCGCCGCGACCGTCCCCCGGATCGTGGTCGTGGGCGCGGGCCTCGCAGGCCTCACCGCCGCCTACCGGCTCAAGCAGGCCGGCTACACCGCTCAGCTGCACGAGGCCTCGGACCGGGTCGGCGGCCGCTGCTGGACCCTGCGCGGGGCCTTCGCGGACGGCCAGCTCGCCGAACGCGGCGGTGAACTGATCGACCAGGGCCATACGGCGATCCGCCGGCTCGTCGGACAGCTCGGGCTCACCCTGGACAACCTCCTCGCCGCCGAGCGGAACGGCACCGCCTCGCTCGGCTACTTCGACGGCGCCCCGTACTCGTTCGCGCAGGCGTCCATCGACCTGAGGCGGGTCTGGCGGAAGCTGCACGCGGACGTCGTCGCGGCCGGCTATCCGACCCTCTACAACAACAGCACGCCGCGGGGGCGCCAGCTGGACCGGATGTCGATCGTCGACTGGATCAACGAGAGCGTCCCCGGCGGGATCACCTCGAAGCTCGGACAGCTGCTGGACGTCGCCTACACCATCGAGTACGGAGCCGACAGCGACCGGCAGAGCGCGCTCAACCTGCTCTACCTGCTCGGGTACCGGGGCCAGGGACGGCTGCGCATCTTCGGCGCGTCGAACGAGAAGTACCACGTGACCGGGGGCAACGATCAGATTCCGGCCCGCCTCGCGGCGGCGCTCCCCGGGCAGATCACCCTCGGCTCCGAGCTCGTCGCGATCAGGCGGAACACCGACACCACCTACACCCTCTCCTTCCGGCGGGGGCTCACGGTGACGGACGTGACCGCCGACAAGGTGGTACTGGCGCTGCCGTTCTCGATCCTCCGCTCCTCGGTCGACCTGACGCAGGCCGGCTTCCGCGCCCTGAAGCGGACGGCGATCGCCGAGATGGGCATGGGCACGAACTCGAAGCTCCACCTCCAGTTCGCGACGAGGCACTGGGAATCCCTCGGCTCCAATGGTGAGACGTTCGCCGACCGGGGCTACCAGAGCACCTGGGACGTGAGCCGCGCCCAGCCGGGGGCCTCCGGGATCCTCGTCGACTACACGGGCGGCACGATCGGGGCGAGTTTCGGCGCCGGCACCCCCGAGACCAGGGCCCGCCGCTTCCTGAACCAGATCGAACCGGTCCTGCCCGGGATCGGCGCGCGGTGGAACGGCCGGGCGACGATCGACTTCTGGCCCGGCCATCCGTGGACGAAGGGGTCGTACTCCTACTGGAAGGTGGGGCAGTACACCCGGTTCGCGGGGATCGAGCGCGAGCGGGAGGGGAACTGCCACTTCGCGGGCGAACACACGTCGGTCGACTTCCAGGGATTCCTCAACGGAGCCGTGGAGACGGGGGAGCGGGCGGCGGACGAGGTGCTGGCGGACGTGACGGGTCTGCGCAAGCGGACCCGGTGA
- a CDS encoding helix-turn-helix transcriptional regulator, whose protein sequence is MRADRLLSLLLLLQNRGRMTAPELAAELEVSVRTVYRDIDALGASGVPVQADRGPAGGYRLMDGYRTRLTGLTDAQAGSLFLAGVPGPAGELGLGADLAAAQLKLQASLPAELAARARQIQARFHLDAPAWFRDADPVPHLAQIARAVWDQRILRTRYRRWGGEVHREVLRELNPLGLVVKGGIWYLVARADEAAVRTYRVGRFLAVETLDEGFERPAGFDLAGYWEETSRRLEGSLLRQTAALRLSPRARKLLPMHFGAAGVRALADAESAGPDAVDAEGWLHVHLPVETHAVAVGDLLRLGPEAEVLGPPELRHAVAEAVAALAERYAPPQHLPEFVSRRAESVLR, encoded by the coding sequence ATGCGCGCCGACCGGCTCCTCTCCCTGCTCCTCCTGCTCCAGAACCGCGGCCGGATGACCGCCCCCGAGCTCGCCGCCGAGCTGGAGGTGTCGGTCCGTACCGTCTACCGGGACATCGACGCGCTGGGGGCCTCCGGAGTCCCCGTGCAGGCCGACCGCGGCCCGGCCGGCGGATACCGGCTGATGGACGGCTACCGCACCCGGCTCACCGGCCTCACCGACGCCCAGGCAGGCTCGCTCTTCCTCGCCGGGGTGCCCGGCCCCGCGGGGGAACTCGGCCTCGGCGCCGATCTGGCCGCCGCCCAGCTGAAGCTCCAGGCATCCCTGCCCGCCGAACTCGCCGCCCGGGCCCGGCAGATCCAGGCCCGCTTCCACCTGGACGCCCCGGCCTGGTTCCGCGACGCCGACCCCGTCCCGCACCTCGCGCAGATCGCCCGGGCGGTGTGGGACCAGCGGATCCTGCGCACCCGCTACCGCCGCTGGGGCGGCGAGGTCCACCGCGAGGTGCTCCGTGAACTGAACCCCCTCGGCCTCGTGGTCAAGGGCGGCATCTGGTACCTCGTCGCCCGGGCGGACGAGGCGGCGGTGCGGACCTACCGCGTGGGGCGGTTCCTGGCCGTGGAGACCCTGGACGAGGGCTTCGAGCGGCCGGCCGGCTTCGACCTCGCCGGCTACTGGGAGGAGACCTCCCGACGCCTGGAGGGCTCGCTCCTGCGCCAGACCGCCGCCCTGCGGCTCTCCCCGCGCGCCCGGAAACTGCTGCCCATGCACTTCGGCGCAGCGGGCGTACGGGCCCTCGCCGACGCGGAATCGGCGGGCCCGGACGCCGTCGACGCGGAGGGATGGCTCCATGTCCACCTCCCCGTGGAGACGCACGCCGTCGCGGTCGGCGACCTGCTCCGTCTCGGCCCCGAAGCCGAGGTCCTCGGCCCGCCCGAACTGCGCCACGCGGTCGCCGAGGCGGTCGCCGCGCTGGCCGAGCGCTACGCCCCGCCCCAGCACCTTCCGGAATTCGTTTCACGGCGTGCGGAAAGCGTCCTACGCTGA
- a CDS encoding aldo/keto reductase, with the protein MEYRQLGTSDLKVPALSFGAGTFGGQGPLFGAWGTTDAREARRLVDICLEAGITMFDTADVYSAGASEQVLGQAVKGRRDEVLLSTKAGLPMGEGPDDAGTSGSRLIRATEDALRRLGTDRIDLFQLHAFDAATPVEEVLSTLDRLVRAGKIRYVGVSNFAGWQLMKSLAAAEEHGFPRYVAHQVYYSLIGRDYEWELMPLGHDQGVGAMVWSPLGWGRLTGKLRRGQPLPPQSRLHRTADYGPPVEDGHLHDVVDALDEVARETGRSIPQVAINWLLARPTVSSVIVGARDEAQLRQNIGAIGWTLSPEQTARLDAASHRPAPYPYFPYERQEGFARLNPPLIAPATPATPAT; encoded by the coding sequence ATGGAGTACAGGCAGCTCGGCACCTCCGACCTCAAGGTCCCCGCCCTCAGCTTCGGCGCCGGCACCTTCGGCGGCCAGGGGCCGTTGTTCGGCGCCTGGGGCACCACGGACGCGCGGGAGGCGCGCCGGCTCGTCGACATCTGCCTGGAAGCCGGCATCACGATGTTCGACACCGCCGACGTGTACTCGGCGGGCGCCTCGGAGCAGGTTCTGGGGCAGGCGGTCAAGGGCCGGCGCGACGAGGTCCTGCTGTCCACCAAGGCCGGCCTGCCGATGGGCGAGGGGCCAGATGACGCCGGCACTTCCGGCTCCCGCCTGATCCGGGCGACGGAGGACGCCCTGCGCCGGCTCGGCACCGACCGCATCGACCTCTTCCAGCTGCACGCCTTCGACGCCGCCACCCCGGTCGAGGAAGTCCTGTCCACGCTCGACCGGCTCGTGCGGGCCGGGAAGATCCGCTACGTCGGCGTCTCCAACTTCGCGGGCTGGCAGCTGATGAAGTCCCTCGCCGCCGCCGAGGAGCACGGCTTCCCGCGCTACGTGGCCCACCAGGTCTACTACTCCCTCATCGGGCGCGACTACGAATGGGAGCTGATGCCCCTCGGTCACGACCAGGGCGTCGGCGCCATGGTCTGGAGCCCGCTGGGCTGGGGCCGCCTGACGGGCAAACTGCGCCGGGGCCAACCGCTGCCGCCGCAGAGCCGCCTGCACCGGACGGCCGACTACGGCCCGCCCGTCGAGGACGGCCACCTCCACGACGTGGTCGACGCCCTCGACGAGGTCGCGCGGGAGACAGGCCGGAGCATCCCCCAAGTGGCCATCAACTGGCTCCTCGCCCGCCCCACGGTGTCCTCCGTCATCGTCGGCGCCCGCGACGAGGCCCAACTGCGCCAGAACATCGGTGCGATCGGCTGGACCCTGTCCCCCGAGCAGACGGCCCGACTCGACGCCGCGAGCCACAGGCCGGCCCCGTACCCGTACTTCCCGTACGAACGCCAGGAGGGCTTCGCCCGCCTCAACCCGCCCCTGATCGCCCCGGCCACCCCGGCCACCCCGGCGACGTGA
- a CDS encoding VOC family protein yields the protein MNWTLEVVLVPVADLDRAKAFYADKVGFTVDLDDEVAPGVRIIQLTPPGSRCSIAMESGMPAAPGAKKSAPGALQGLQLCVTDIETAREELVGRGVDVSPVRHIGMGGWEDGKGDTWNSFMTFEDPDGNGWLVQEAPSELSER from the coding sequence GTGAACTGGACACTCGAAGTGGTTCTGGTGCCCGTCGCCGACCTGGACCGGGCGAAGGCGTTCTACGCCGACAAAGTGGGGTTCACCGTCGACCTGGACGACGAGGTCGCGCCCGGGGTCCGGATCATCCAGCTGACCCCGCCCGGCTCCCGCTGTTCCATCGCGATGGAATCGGGCATGCCGGCGGCGCCCGGAGCGAAGAAGTCGGCGCCCGGCGCCCTGCAGGGACTCCAGCTCTGCGTCACGGACATCGAGACGGCCCGCGAGGAGTTGGTGGGCCGGGGCGTGGACGTGTCGCCCGTCCGGCACATCGGCATGGGGGGCTGGGAGGACGGGAAGGGCGACACCTGGAACTCGTTCATGACCTTCGAGGATCCGGACGGGAACGGCTGGCTGGTGCAGGAGGCCCCTTCGGAGCTGTCGGAGCGCTGA
- a CDS encoding alpha/beta fold hydrolase, with protein sequence MTEFVLVAGAWLGAWAWDDVVPELRAAGHGAHAVTLSGLAEKRGVPAGQQTHVQDIVDEVERRDLRDVVLVGHSYAGIPVGQAAERIGDRLARVVFVDSSVPTDGESFVSAWWEGPAKLEAAIAANGGFWASRTAAEFEGQGLTEEQTARIVAGSTPHPGAPLAEPAVLTRPLGELPATYVKCLLDGAEPSEDVAKLLTGEHWRLVRMDTGHWPMFSQPGELARILLDASAE encoded by the coding sequence ATGACGGAATTCGTATTGGTCGCGGGTGCGTGGCTCGGGGCGTGGGCGTGGGACGACGTGGTGCCGGAGCTGCGTGCGGCCGGTCACGGTGCGCACGCGGTGACGTTGTCCGGCCTCGCCGAGAAGCGGGGTGTGCCGGCGGGGCAGCAGACCCATGTCCAGGACATCGTGGACGAGGTGGAACGCCGGGATCTGCGCGACGTCGTCCTGGTCGGGCACAGTTACGCGGGCATCCCGGTCGGTCAGGCCGCCGAGCGCATCGGCGACCGGCTGGCCCGGGTGGTCTTCGTCGACTCCAGTGTGCCGACCGACGGCGAGTCGTTCGTCTCCGCCTGGTGGGAGGGACCGGCGAAACTGGAAGCCGCGATCGCCGCGAACGGCGGCTTCTGGGCATCGCGGACCGCGGCCGAGTTCGAGGGTCAGGGCCTCACCGAGGAGCAGACGGCCCGGATCGTGGCCGGCTCGACGCCGCACCCGGGTGCGCCGCTGGCCGAACCGGCCGTGCTGACGCGACCGCTCGGTGAGCTTCCGGCGACGTACGTCAAGTGCCTTCTCGACGGCGCCGAGCCGAGCGAGGACGTGGCCAAGCTGCTGACCGGCGAGCACTGGCGGCTGGTCCGGATGGACACCGGGCACTGGCCGATGTTCTCCCAGCCGGGCGAACTGGCGCGGATCCTCCTGGACGCGTCCGCGGAGTAA